A stretch of the Medicago truncatula cultivar Jemalong A17 chromosome 5, MtrunA17r5.0-ANR, whole genome shotgun sequence genome encodes the following:
- the LOC11439962 gene encoding far upstream element-binding protein 2: MAEEEVIVAAPATSPVSSDCKRKFEDLHSQPTESNTDGAETDAAAVAQDDVNKRPRLEDDNQNDLANTNGHQEKKVAEAETDTDTEENAPSEEVQDVSKDNSEETAEPTDTNEILVEDVKEIPVEDSGKENDKEPSKATEQPSKESTEQDASSGDKQPDSSSIDPTLQHDTSSGQKQPISGSDTTTRKIEVPSNKVGVLIGKSGDTIRYLQYNSGAKIQITRDADADPHSSTRPVELIGTLESIDKAEKLMNAVIAEADAGGSPALVARGLSPAQAIVGSDQIQIQVPNEKVGLIIGKGGETIKSLQTKTGARIQLIPQHLPEGDDSKERTVQVTGDKRQIEIAQEMIKEVLSQPIRSSSGGFGQQAYRPPRGSGGPPQWGQRGSHYGQPPSYDYQHRGPYPSHNQSYAPPPYGNYPQHMAPRSSYGSGWEQRPHQSFQGPPSHNGGYDYYGGQSGHSSEAPSSAQHPSSVPQHGTGPSPLPSMGPSPAQMNYNYGQPQGQDYGHQTPYQQAGHPQQGYGQGYDESKYENRGPAQYPYGGHSNPQPTYPQASAQANYAPPQQYGKPPLYGVPPSQGQHPQSYGHPRATQPGEIPYQGSTPAQSYGTVQQPYPYASSGPSQAAYPTYGSAPAADGYSHPQSAPGQVYAQPGGQPSYGQPGAQAVASYAQVGPTGYGSYPSSQQTYPEQPAPNSAGYGYQAPQDPAYSSGAAQTYSAAPTVQPGYVQPTPTQTGYDQSNPQPAGYAAVPPAAGAPAAYGKTVSPQPAAYAQYDSTQVYGAPR, encoded by the exons ATGGCTGAAGAAGAGGTTATTGTTGCAGCACCAGCTACAAGCCCCGTTTCTTCTGATTGTAAGCGCAAGTTCGAAGATCTACACTCTCAACCCACCGAATCTAACACTGACGGTGCAGAAACTGACGCCGCTGCAGTTGCTCAGGACGATGTAAACAAGCGTCCTCGTCTTGAGGACGATAACCAGAATGACCTAG CTAATACTAATGGACATCAAGAAAAGAAGGTTGCTGAGGCAGAAACAGATACAGATACAGAGGAAAATGCTCCTTCGGAGGAAGTTCAAGATGTATCTAAAGATAATTCAGAAGAAACTGCTGAGCCTACTGATACCAATGAGATTCTGGTGGAGGATGTCAAAGAGATTCCTGTTGAGGACTCTGGTAAGGAAAATGACAAGGAGCCATCTAAAGCAACTGAACAACCATCAAAGGAGTCAACTGAGCAAGACGCTTCTTCTGGAGACAAACAACCTGATTCCAGCTCTATTGACCCCACCTTACAGCATGATACTTCTTCAGGACAAAAGCAACCTATATCTGGGTCTGACACAACCACACGAAAAATCGAGGTTCCTAGCAATAAG GTTGGCGTACTTATTGGCAAGTCTGGTGACACTATACGGTACCTGCAGTATAATTCGGGCGCAAAGATCCAGATCACTAGGGATGCTGATGCTGATCCTCACTCTTCAACAAGGCCCGTGGAACTAATAGGAACTTTGGAAAGTATAGATAAGGCAGAAAAGCTAATGAATGCTGTGATTGCAGAG GCTGATGCTGGAGGTTCTCCTGCACTTGTAGCTCGAGGCCTCTCCCCTGCTCAGGCTATCGTGGGATCTGATCAAATTCAGATACAAGTTCCAAATGAGAAG GTCGGGTTAATCATTGGGAAAGGTGGGGAAACAATTAAGAGCCTGCAGACCAAAACTGGGGCACGCATCCAG TTGATACCTCAACATCTTCCCGAAGGTGATGATTCTAAGGAAAGGACTGTCCAAGTTACTGGTGACAAGAGGCAAATTGAAATTGCGCAAGAGATGATAAAAGAAGTCTTGAGCCAG CCTATCAGGTCATCATCAGGTGGTTTTGGCCAGCAGGCCTACCGTCCGCCACGAGGATCTGGTGGTCCACCCCAATGGGGTCAGCGAGGTTCACATTATGGCCAACCACCATCATATGACTATCAGCACCGCGGGCCATACCCTTCTCATAATCAATCATATGCACCTCCTCCTTATGGAAATTATCCTCAACATATGGCTCCAAGGAGCAGTTACGGTTCTGGTTGGGAGCAAAGGCCTCACCAGAGTTTTCAGGGACCACCCTCACATAATGGTGGATATGATTATTATGGTGGACAAAGCGGTCATTCATCTGAAGCTCCTTCATCTGCCCAGCATCCCAGTTCAGTCCCCCAACATGGTACCGGTCCTTCTCCTTTACCCTCCATGGGCCCATCCCCAGCTCAGATGAATTACAATTATGGACAGCCTCAGGGTCAGGATTATGGCCATCAGACACCTTATCAGCAGGCAGGACATCCTCAACAAGGTTATGGACAAGGTTATGATGAATCGAAGTACGAAAACCGTGGCCCTGCACAATATCCATATGGAGGACATTCAAATCCTCAGCCAACTTACCCTCAAGCCAGTGCTCAAGCGAATTATGCACCTCCCCAGCAATATGGCAAGCCACCGTTGTATGGTGTGCCACCTTCACAAGGACAACATCCACAGTCTTATGGCCACCCTAGAGCCACTCAACCAGGCGAGATTCCGTATCAGGGTTCTACTCCAGCACAATCATATGGCACAGTGCAACAACCATATCCATATGCATCATCTGGGCCATCACAAGCAGCATATCCTACATATGGGTCTGCACCAGCTGCAGATGGTTACAGTCACCCGCAGTCTGCACCTGGACAGGTTTATGCCCAGCCTGGCGGACAGCCCAGTTATGGGCAACCAGGTGCCCAGGCTGTAGCTAGTTATGCACAAGTTGGTCCTACTGGTTATGGATCGTACCCGTCTTCCCAGCAGACTTACCCTGAACAACCAGCCCCTAACAGTGCAGGTTATGGCTACCAAGCACCCCAGGATCCTGCTTACAGCAGTGGCGCTGCACAGACATATAGTGCAGCTCCAACTGTGCAGCCAGGTTATGTTCAACCTACACCAACTCAAACTGGTTATGACCAATCTAACCCACAACCAGCAGGCTATGCAGCTGTACCACCAGCAGCCGGTGCTCCTGCAGCATACGGCAAGACAGTATCACCTCAGCCCGCTGCTTATGCCCAATATGACTCGACCCAAGTTTATGGTGCTCCTCGATGA
- the LOC11436185 gene encoding pentatricopeptide repeat-containing protein At3g18110, chloroplastic, whose protein sequence is MSLSVSSPGLLTLTPIFTPTPPSSLSISKTHSIKITVSSSLSSSTHQDTSNSSPQQLNNNNPTNNDSNKTVTVVKFTYNRASPSIRWPNSKLTDMYPSTDTLLPQNDVFAKKTRTLDTPDETHKGEEQQEDEEETREIVRNRGSKLKVKRMNKLALKKEMNWRERVKFLTDRILSLKCDEFVGHVLEEHRVLFTPTDFCFVVKSVGQSSWQRALELYECLTMQQWYATNARMVATILSVLGKANQEGIAVEIFAKAESVIADTVQVYNAMMGVYARNGNFEKVNEMFNLMRERGCEPDIVSFNTLINAKVKSCATVSGLAIELLDEVGKFGLRPDIITYNTLISACSRESNLKEAIGVFSHMESNRCQPDLWTYNAMISVYGRCGFALKAEHLFEKLKSNGFSPDAVTYNSLLYAFSKEGNTEKVRDISEEMVKMGFGKDEMTYNTIIHMYGKHGRHDEALRLYRDMKSSGRNPDAVTYTVLIDLLGKASKIEEASKVMSEMLDAGVKPTLHTYSALICAYAKVGRRVEAEETFNRMRESGIKADHLAYSVMLDFFLRFNEIKKAAALYQEMIEAGFTPDTGLYEVMLPALVRENMGDVIERVVQDTKELGSMNPHDISSVLVKGGCYDHGAKMLKVAISNGYELDREIFLSIMSSYSSSARYSEACELVEFFREHAPDDIQMITEALIIILCKAGKLDAALEEYRSRGGLGTFRSCTMYESLIHECTKSEQFDIASQLFSDMRFNGVEPSECLYQSMVSVYCRIGFPETAQHLLYHAEKNDIILDNVTVHIIDIIETYGKLKMWQSAESIVENLRQRCSKMDRKVWNALIHAYAFSGCYERARAIFNTMMREGPSPTVESVNGLLQALIVDGRLSELYVVIQELQDMDLKISKSSILLMLEAFAQAGNLFEVQKVYNGMKAAGYFPTMHLYRLMIGLLCRFKRVRDVRVMLSEMGEAGFKPDLQIFNSVLKLYSSIEEFQNMGVIYQMIQDAGLAPDEETYNTLITMYCRDHRPEEGLSLMHKMKSLGLEPKRDTYRSMIAAFSKQQLYDQAEELFEELRSNGYKLDRSFYHLMMKMYRTSGDHQKAENLLEIMKEAGIEPNTATMHLLMVSYGKSGQPEEADRILKNLRTMGAVLDTLPYSSVIDAYLKKGDAKAGIEKLTEMKEAAIEPDHRIWTCFIRAASLSGEVNDANNLLNALQAVGFDLPIRLLGEKSESLVSEVDQCLGRLEHVEDNAAFNFVNALVDLLWAFELRATASWVFQLAIKRSIYRHDIFRVAQKDWGADFRKLSAGSALVGLTLWLDHMQDASLQGYPESPKSVVLITGTAEYNMVSLDSTLKAFLWEMGSPFLPCKTRHGVLVAKAHSLRMWLKDSSFCLDLELKDSPNLPKLNSMQLINGCFIRRGLVPAFNEITEKLKVVSPKKFSRLALLPDDKRSKVMQADVDGRKEKLEKLKKSDPRLLRKIKKIRKKKFIREAMLYQGNAIGIQRTFKPIAANQSIESNRNDNE, encoded by the exons ATGTCTCTGTCTGTCTCCTCACCAGGATTACTAACTCTTACCCCCATATTCACACCCACACCCCCCTCTTCACTTTCAATTTCTAAGACACACTCCATTAAAATCACTGTTTCAtcttcactttcctcttcaaCCCATCAAGATACCTCAAATTCCTCTCCacaacaactcaacaacaatAATCCTACCAACAATGACAGCAATAAAACTGTCACTGTTGTTAAATTCACCTATAACAGAGCATCACCTTCAATTCGATGGCCCAATTCAAAACTCACTGATATGTACCCTTCCACAGACACCCTTTTACCTCAAAACGATGTTTTTGCCAAAAAGACTCGAACTTTGGACACCCCTGATGAAACCCACAAAGGGGAAGAACaacaagaagatgaagaagagacGCGTGAAATTGTGAGGAACCGTGGTAgcaaattgaaggtgaaaaggATGAACAAATTGGCCTTGAAAAAAGAGATGAATTGGAGGGAAAGAGTGAAGTTTTTAACTGATAGAATTTTGAGTTTGAAATGTGATGAGTTTGTTGGTCATGTGTTGGAAGAACATAGAGTTTTGTTCACACCAactgatttttgttttgtggtGAAATCAGTTGGTCAAAGTAGTTGGCAACGCGCGCTCGAGCTTTATGAGTGTTTGACTATGCAGCAATGGTATGCAACTAATGCAAGGATGGTTGCAACTATTTTAAGTGTGCTTGGAAAAGCTAATCAAGAGGGAATTGCTGTTGAAATTTTTGCTAAGGCTGAGTCGGTCATAGCAGATACTGTTCAAGTGTATAATGCTATGATGGGTGTTTATGCAAGGAATGGTAACTTTGAGAAGGTAAATGAGATGTTTAATTTAATGCGTGAAAGAGGGTGTGAGCCTGATATTGTTAGTTTTAATACTTTGATTAATGCGAAAGTGAAGTCTTGTGCTACGGTGTCTGGTTTAGCTATTGAGCTTTTGGATGAAGTAGGGAAGTTTGGTCTTAGACCCGATATAATAACTTATAATACTCTTATAAGTGCTTGTTCTAGAGAGTCTAATTTGAAGGAAGCGATTGGTGTTTTTAGTCACATGGAGAGTAACCGTTGTCAACCGGATCTTTGGACTTACAATGCTATGATTTCGGTTTATGGTAGATGTGGATTTGCTTTGAAAGCTGAGCatctttttgaaaaattgaagtcTAATGGATTTTCACCTGATGCTGTCACATATAACTCTTTGTTGTATGCTTTTTCGAAAGAAGGAAATACAGAAAAGGTAAGGGATATTTCTGAAGAAATGGTGAAAATGGGATTTGGCAAGGATGAGATGACATACAACACTATCATACACATGTATGGAAAGCATGGCCGACATGATGAGGCATTGCGGCTTTACAGAGACATGAAGTCATCTGGCAGGAACCCTGATGCGGTTACGTATACTGTTTTGATAGATTTGCTTGGGAAAGCAAGTAAGATCGAGGAAGCTTCAAAAGTGATGTCGGAAATGTTGGATGCGGGTGTTAAGCCCACTTTGCACACATACAGTGCTTTAATTTGTGCTTATGCGAAGGTTGGGAGGCGAGTAGAGGCTGAAGAGACATTTAATCGCATGCGTGAGTCAGGGATCAAAGCTGATCATCTAGCATACTCAGTTATGTTGGATTTCTTTTTGAGATTCAACGAGATTAAAAAGGCTGCAGCGTTGTATCAGGAAATGATTGAAGCAGGCTTTACACCAGATACTGGTCTTTATGAGGTCATGCTACCTGCGCTTGTGAGAGAAAACATGGGGGATGTTATTGAAAGAGTTGTTCAAGATACGAAAGAACTCGGTAGTATGAATCCACATGATATTTCATCGGTTCTTGTTAAGGGGGGATGTTATGATCATGGCGCTAAAATGTTGAAAGTTGCCATCAGCAATGGCTATGAATTGGATCGTGAgatttttttatccattatgAGCTCATATAGCTCATCTGCTAGATATTCAGAAGCATGTGAACTTGTTGAATTCTTTAGAGAACACGCTCCCGATGACATTCAAATGATCACAGAAGCACTCATCATTATACTTTGCAAAGCTGGAAAGTTAGATGCAGCCTTGGAAGAATACAGAAGTAGAGGAGGACTTGGCACTTTTAGGAGCTGTACTATGTATGAATCACTTATTCATGAATGCACGAAGAGTGAACAATTTGACATCGCTTCTCAGCTTTTCTCTGACATGAGATTCAACGGTGTTGAGCCATCTGAATGTCTGTACCAAAGTATGGTGTCTGTCTACTGTAGAATAGGCTTCCCTGAGACAGCACAGCATTTGTTGTATCATGCTGAGAAAAATGACATTATACTGGATAATGTAACTGTTCATATTATTGATATCATTGAAACATATGGAAAGTTAAAGATGTGGCAAAGTGCAGAAAGTATAGTGGAGAATCTTAGGCAAAGATGTTCAAAAATGGACAGAAAGGTCTGGAATGCTTTAATACATGCTTATGCATTCAGCGGTTGCTACGAACGAGCTAGAGCTATTTTTAATACAATGATGAGAGAAGGCCCTTCCCCGACTGTAGAATCTGTAAACGGTCTCTTACAAGCTTTAATTGTTGACGGGAGACTGAGTGAGCTTTATGTTGTAATTCAGGAGTTGCAAGACATGGACTTGAAGATAAGTAAAAGTTCTATTCTTTTGATGCTTGAAGCATTTGCTCAAGCAGGGAACTTATTTGAGGTGCAGAAAGTATACAATGGAATGAAAGCTGCTGGTTATTTTCCTACCATGCATCTTTACAGACTTATGATTGGATTGCTGTGCAGATTCAAAAGAGTAAGGGATGTAAGAGTTATGTTGAGTGAGATGGGAGAGGCAGGGTTTAAGCCCGatcttcaaatttttaattcTGTGCTTAAACTATATTCAAGTATTGAAGAATTTCAAAACATGGGTGTCATCTACCAGATGATACAAGATGCTGGTCTTGCACCAGACGAAGAAACTTATAATACACTTATTACAATGTACTGCAGAGACCATAGACCAGAAGAAGGTTTGTCGCTGATGCATAAAATGAAAAGTCTTGGTTTGGAACCTAAGCGAGACACATACAGAAGTATGATTGCAGCATTTAGTAAACAACAACTGTATGACCAGGCTGAGGAACTTTTTGAAGAGCTTAGATCCAATGGTTATAAACTTGATCGCTCCTTTTATCATTTAATGATGAAAATGTATAGAACTTCTGGGGATCATCAGAAAGCTGAAAATCTACTAGAAATTATGAAAGAAGCAGGGATAGAGCCCAATACTGCCACCATGCATTTGCTAATGGTTTCTTATGGGAAATCCGGGCAGCCTGAAGAAGCTGACAGAATCCTTAAAAACTTGAGAACAATGGGAGCAGTTCTGGATACCCTACCTTATAGCTCTGTAATTGATGCATATCTCAAAAAAGGAGATGCGAAAGCTGGGATTGAAAAGCTCACAGAGATGAAGGAAGCAGCCATAGAACCAGATCATCGAATATGGACGTGCTTTATCAGAGCTGCAAGCTTGTCTGGTGAAGTAAATGACGCCAACAACCTTTTAAATGCACTCCAAGCTGTTGGATTTGATCTCCCAATTAg GCTTCTAGGAGAAAAATCTGAGTCGCTAGTTTCTGAGGTTGATCAATGTCTGGGGAGACTAGAACATGTGGAAGATAATGCAGCTTTTAACTTTGTTAATGCTTTGGTGGATCTCTTGTGGGCATTTGAACTCCGAGCTACTGCATCATGGGTTTTCCAATTAGCAATCAAAAGAAGCATTTATCGCCATGATATATTTAG AGTTGCTCAAAAGGACTGGGGTGCTGATTTTAGAAAGCTATCTGCTGGCTCAGCTCTTGTTGGTCTTACATTGTGGCTTGACCATATGCAG GATGCCTCATTGCAGGGCTATCCAGAATCACCGAAATCAGTTGTACTTATAACAGGAACAGCAGAATATAACATGGTATCGCTTGATAGCACATTAAAGGCGTTCCTTTGGGAAATGGGATCGCCTTTTCTTCCTTGTAAGACACGGCACGGAGTCCTTGTAGCTAAGGCTCACTCCCTCAGGATGTGGCTAAAAGACTCCTCATTTTGCTTAGATCTCGAGTTAAAAGATTCCCCAAATCTTCCCAAATTAAACTCAATGCAACTTATCAATGGATGCTTTATAAGGCGTGGCCTTGTTCCGGCGTTCAACGAAATTACTGAGAAACTAAAAGTTGTGAGTCCCAAGAAATTTTCCAGACTGGCTTTATTGCCTGATGATAAGAGAAGTAAAGTCATGCAAGCTGATGTCGATGGAAGGAAAGAGAAAttggaaaaactaaaaaagtctGATCCTCGGCTGCTGAGGAAGATTAAGAAGATTAGGAAGAAGAAATTTATTCGGGAAGCTATGTTGTACCAAGGAAATGCAATTGGAATACAAAGGACTTTCAAACCAATTGCTGCAAATCAATCGATAGAAAGCAATAGAAACGACAACGAGTAA
- the LOC11427456 gene encoding succinate dehydrogenase assembly factor 1, mitochondrial: MGGTRVQRLSGMQKQVLSLYRGFLRAARSKPDQERRNIESIVSQEFRHNSKEVDRKNFQYIEYLLRRGHKQLDQLNNPGTTGLSSLQLHFPKD, translated from the coding sequence ATGGGAGGAACCAGAGTGCAAAGGCTATCTGGAATGCAAAAGCAAGTGCTTAGCTTATACAGAGGATTTCTTCGTGCTGCACGTTCCAAACCGGACCAAGAACGCCGCAACATAGAATCCATAGTATCTCAAGAATTTCGTCACAATTCAAAAGAAGTTGATAGGAAgaattttcaatacattgaatATTTACTTCGCCGTGGTCATAAACAGCTTGATCAGCTTAACAACCCTGGTACCACCGGGTTATCTTCATTGCAACTTCATTTCCCTAAAGATTAA